A window of Melospiza melodia melodia isolate bMelMel2 chromosome Z, bMelMel2.pri, whole genome shotgun sequence contains these coding sequences:
- the LOC134432437 gene encoding purpurin isoform X2, which translates to MKYTQYVFLASVFYTVEYSLAQTCAVDSFSVKDNFDPKRYAGKWYALAKKDPEGLFLQDNISAEYTVEEDGTMTASSKGRVKLFGFWVICADMAAQYTVPDPTTPAKMYMTYQGLASYLSSGGDNYWVIDTDYDNYAITYACRSLKEDGSCDDGYSLIFSRNPRGLPPAIQRIVRQKQEEICMSGQFQPVLQSGAC; encoded by the exons ATGAAATACACACAGTATGTTTTCCTGGCCTCGGTCTTCTACACTGTTGAATATAGCCTAGCTCAGACCTGTGCAGTGGattctttctctgtgaaagaCAATTTTGATCCAAAAAGG TATGCAGGGAAATGGTATGCCCTGGCCAAGAAGGATCCAGAAGGCCTTTTCCTTCAGGACAACATCTCTGCTGAATACACTGTGGAGGAAGACGGCACAATGACGGCGTCCTCCAAAGGCCGAGTGAAGCTTTTTGG TTTCTGGGTGATCTGCGCTGACATGGCTGCTCAGTACACGGTACCTGACCCAACCACTCCAGCAAAAATGTATATGACCTACCAGGGACTGGCCAGCTACCTCTCCAGTGGTG GGGACAACTACTGGGTGATTGACACTGACTATGATAACTATGCCATCACCTATGCCTGCCGCAGCCTGAAGGAGGACGGCTCCTGTGACGATGGCTACTCCCTGATCTTCTCGCGCAACCCCCGTGGCCTCCCCCCAGCCATCCAGCGCATTGTGCGCCAAAAGCAGGAGGAAATCTGCATGTCTGGCCAGTTCCAGCCTGTGCTCCAGTCAG ggGCCTGCTAA
- the LOC134432437 gene encoding purpurin isoform X1: MKYTQYVFLASVFYTVEYSLAQTCAVDSFSVKDNFDPKRYAGKWYALAKKDPEGLFLQDNISAEYTVEEDGTMTASSKGRVKLFGFWVICADMAAQYTVPDPTTPAKMYMTYQGLASYLSSGGDNYWVIDTDYDNYAITYACRSLKEDGSCDDGYSLIFSRNPRGLPPAIQRIVRQKQEEICMSGQFQPVLQSGTSA, from the exons ATGAAATACACACAGTATGTTTTCCTGGCCTCGGTCTTCTACACTGTTGAATATAGCCTAGCTCAGACCTGTGCAGTGGattctttctctgtgaaagaCAATTTTGATCCAAAAAGG TATGCAGGGAAATGGTATGCCCTGGCCAAGAAGGATCCAGAAGGCCTTTTCCTTCAGGACAACATCTCTGCTGAATACACTGTGGAGGAAGACGGCACAATGACGGCGTCCTCCAAAGGCCGAGTGAAGCTTTTTGG TTTCTGGGTGATCTGCGCTGACATGGCTGCTCAGTACACGGTACCTGACCCAACCACTCCAGCAAAAATGTATATGACCTACCAGGGACTGGCCAGCTACCTCTCCAGTGGTG GGGACAACTACTGGGTGATTGACACTGACTATGATAACTATGCCATCACCTATGCCTGCCGCAGCCTGAAGGAGGACGGCTCCTGTGACGATGGCTACTCCCTGATCTTCTCGCGCAACCCCCGTGGCCTCCCCCCAGCCATCCAGCGCATTGTGCGCCAAAAGCAGGAGGAAATCTGCATGTCTGGCCAGTTCCAGCCTGTGCTCCAGTCAGGTACTTCAGCCTAA